A region from the Tolypothrix sp. PCC 7712 genome encodes:
- a CDS encoding helix-turn-helix domain-containing protein, which produces MSYKRDVLEESSGNVFADLGLNDASELLMRGKIGIQVLRLLKQRNLKQREISKLLGIPQPEVSHLMKGEFQRFSEGKLLIFLKRLDTEITLHLRSRHAQGESAETVISL; this is translated from the coding sequence ATTTCATATAAAAGGGACGTTTTGGAAGAGAGCAGTGGCAACGTATTCGCTGACCTTGGTTTAAATGATGCTTCGGAACTTTTGATGCGGGGCAAGATAGGGATTCAGGTACTGCGCCTTTTGAAACAACGCAACCTGAAACAGCGAGAAATCAGCAAACTTCTTGGCATTCCGCAGCCAGAAGTCTCTCATCTAATGAAAGGAGAGTTTCAACGGTTCAGTGAGGGCAAACTCCTCATTTTCCTCAAACGACTCGATACAGAAATTACCTTACATCTTCGTTCTCGTCACGCGCAGGGCGAGTCTGCTGAAACTGTTATATCGCTATAG